The genomic DNA TGCTGGTTTCGAACTCGCAAAAGGCGACGTTGTTATTACCATGGATGCCGACTTACAAGACAATCCAGACGAAATACCAGAACTATACGACCTAATCATTAAAGAGGATTTCGACCTTATTTCTGGTTGGAAAAAGAAACGATATGACAATGTTGTAACAAAAAACATTCCTTCTAAATTATTTAATGCTGCTGCCAGAAAAACTTCAGGATTAAAATTACACGATTTTAACTGTGGTTTAAAAGCCTACAAAAACATTGTTATTAAAACCGTAAAAGTTAGCGGAGAAATGCATAGATACATTCCTGTTTTAGCTAAAAATGAAGGTTTTAATAAAATTGGAGAAAAAGTAGTACAGCACCAAGCTAGAAAATACGGAGTCACAAAATTTGGTATGGACCGTTTTGTAAATGGTTTTTTAGATTTAATTACCATCTCTTTCTTATCCAAATTTGGAAAAAGACCCATGCATTTTTTTGGTCTTTGGGGAACAATTATGTTTTTATTCGGAACAACATCTGCATTTTATATCGGCCTTCTAAAGATTTATAAACTTTACAATGGCATTAAAACAATTCTAGTTACAGACAATCCGTGGTTTTTTATTGCATTGACCTCTATGATTTTAGGAACTTTATTGTTTTTAGCAGGTTTTATTGGCGAATTAATAATTAAGACCAAAAGTAACGAAAAACACTATTCTGTTAAAGAAAAACTCAATTTCTAAAATGTATATTTGCATTTTATGACCATAACTTATTCAATTAAAAATGAGCGAAATATTAGACAAAGCAAAACAATGGTTAACACCTACTTTTGATGCAGAAACTCAACAAGAGATTCAAGAATTAATTGCTTCTAATTCTTCTGATTTAGCAGACAGGTTCTACAAAAACATGGAATTTGGTACTGGTGGAATGCGTGGAGTTATGGGCGCAGGAACGAACAGAATTAATAAATACACGCTAGGTAGAGCAACCCAAGGTTTGTCTAATTATTTAATAGAAAACGTTAAAAAAGAACAATTAAGTGTTGTAATTGCTTACGATTGTAGACATAACAGTAAGAAATTTGCTAAAATTGTTTCCGATGTTTTTTCTGCGAATAATATTAAAGTGTATTTGTTTGAAGATTTAAGAGCAACACCAGAATTATCTTTTGCAGTGCGTCATTTAGGTTGTGATGCTGGTATTGTTTTAACCGCTTCCCATAATCCGCCAGAATATAATGGTTATAAAGTATATTGGGCAGATGGCGGACAAATTGTACCTCCGCACGATGGTGGAATTATTGGAAACGTAAATGCTTTAGATTTCTCTGAAATTAAATTCGAAGCTAATGAAAACTTAATTGAAACCATAGGTAAAGAAGTTGATGACGCTTTTATTGAGGGGGCTGTGAAAAACGGTTCTTTATCAGATAAAATAGATAGAAAAAATTTAAAAATTGTTTTTACTTCTTTACATGGAACTTCTATTGTTTCTGTACCAGATGCGTTGGTAAAAGCAGGTTATACAGACGTACACATTGTTGAAGAACAAAGAGCTCCAGACGGCGATTTTCCTACCGTAAAATCTCCAAACCCAGAAGAACCAGAAGCTTTAAAAATGGCAACCGATTTGGCAAACAAAATTGGTGCAGATATTGTAATTGGTACAGACCCAGATTGCGATAGACTAGGTGTTGCTGTTAGAGATACAGATGGCAACATGAAATTAATGAATGGGAACCAAACAATGGTTGTTATGACAGAATTTCTTCTGAAAAAATGGAAAGAAGCTGGTGAAATTAATGGAAATCAGTTTGTGGGTTCTACAATTGTTTCTACAGAATTAGTTAACAAAGCTGCAGAAAGTTATGGTGTAGAAACCAAGGTTGGTTTAACTGGTTTTAAGTGGATTGCTAAAATGATTAGAGACCATGAATCTATGGATTTTATTGGTGGTGGTGAAGAAAGTTTTGGGTATATGATTGGAGATTTTGTTAGAGATAAAGATGCCGTAACCGCAACACTTTTAGCTTGTGAAATTGCAGCTTTAGCGAAACAAAACGGAAGTTCTTTTTATGAGGAATTGTTAAGTATTTATGTTAGAAATAACTTCTATAAGGAGCATTTAATTTCTATTACTAAGAAAGGAATGGACGGTGCTGCAGAAATTGAGCAAATGTTAAGCGACATGCGTAACAACCCTTTAACAGAAATTGACGGAGAAAAAGTAGAATTTCTTTCTGACTATGATGCAGCAACAAGAAAAAACTTAATTACTGGTGAAGTAACAAACATCGATTTACCAAAATCTAATGTTTTAATTTATCAAACGGCAAACGGAACAAGAATTGCAGCGAGACCAAGCGGAACAGAACCTAAAATAAAATTTTATTTTAGTGTGAACACAAAGTTAGACGATGCTAAAAATGCAGCGAATATTGAAGCTAAGTTGGATGCTAAAATCCAACGAATTATTAAAGAAATGAAACTAGATTAATGGGTTATTTTAAAGATATTTTAAAATATGAGAAAAAGTATCGAAAATTTACAATTCTAAATATTCTTTTCAACATACTTTACGCAATTTTTAATGTGCTATCTGTCTTAGCATTTATTCCTGTTTTAGGTATTCTCTTTAGTACAGATAAAAAGGTTATAGAAGAACCGGCTTATAATGGTTTATTAAGTATTGGAAAGTATTTGAAAGATAGCTTTTATCTTTTTATCTCTCAAAAAATCGAAAATAATGGAGAAATAAATACACTTCTTTTTATATGTTTATTGGCATTATCATTATTTTTTTTCAAAAACTTATTTAGGTATTTAGCCTCTTATGTCATCACTTTTTTAAGAACAGGTATCGTGAAAGATTTACGCGATAAATTATACCATAAGATTGTAGAATTGCCAATCTCTTATTTTTCAGAAAAAAGAAAAGGAGATATTATTGCTCGCATGACTTCCGATGTACAAGAAGTAGAAAGTTCTATTTTAAAATCGATAGAAGTAATTGTTAGAGAACCTTTAACGGTTATTATTTCTATAAGTATTATGCTTTTTATGAGTATAAAATTAACGCTCTTTGTATTTGTTTTGCTGCCAGTTTCTGGATTTATAATTTCATCAATTAGTAAAAAATTAAAGGCAAATTCTGCTAAAGCGCAAAAAGAGATCGGTAACTTTCTGTCTTTTATAGAAGAAACCTTAACAGGTTTAAGAATTATAAAAGGTTTTAATGCAGAAAGTGTAATTGAGAAAAAATTTAATAATTCTACATTAAATTTTAAACAGTTAATGACAAATGTTTTTCATAGACAAACTTTAGCTTCACCAATGAGTGAGTTTTTGGGTTCTGCAACCATCATTGCAATCCTTTGGTATGGAGGAACAGAAGTTTTATCTAATACAAGCGCGCTGCAGCCAGATGAGTTTTTTGGGTATATTGTTCTATTCTACACTGTTTTAAATCCCATAAAATTAATTACCACTACATTTTACAACATCCAAAAAGGAGAGGCTTCTGCTGAAAGAATTATGACGGTCTTAAATACTGAAAATAGTATTAAAGACAAACCTAATGCAATTGTAAAAGAAGATTTTACTACTAAAATTGAATTTAAAAATATATCGTTTAAATATAAAAACGATTACGTTTTAAAAGACTTTTCATTAACCATTAACAAAGGAGAAACAGTTGCTTTGGTTGGACAATCTGGAAGTGGAAAATCTACCTTAGCAAACCTTATTACTCGTTTTTATGATGTTAATAAAGGTGAAGTTCTTATTGATGACAACAATATTAAAGACGTTACAAAAAAATCTTTGAGAGATTTAATGGGAATTGTTTCTCAAGATTCTATTTTATTTAATGACACAATAGCAAACAACATTAAATTAGGGATTCAAAATGCAACAGATACCGCTATTCTAGAAGCTGCAAAAATTGCAAATGCTGATGAATTTATTCAAAATTTACCAGAAAAATACCATACCAATATTGGTGATAGTGGAAACACACTTTCGGGCGGACAAAAACAACGTTTGTCTATTGCGAGAGCTGTTTTAAAGAATCCACCAATTATGATTTTAGATGAAGCAACCTCTGCTTTAGACACAGAATCTGAACAGTTGGTACAAATTGCCTTAGAAAAAATGATGCAAAACAGAACTTCTTTGGTCATTGCACACAGACTTTCTACCATTCAAAAAGCGGATAAAATTGTGGTAATGAAAAAAGGGAAAATTGTAGAACAGGGAAAACACGAAGAATTACTTGCTAAAAAAGGAGAGTACTTTAAGTTGGTAACAATGCAATCTTTAAGCTAAAATATTATTAAAACACCTAAAAAGACCAATGCTATTTCGTAAATAACATTGGTCTTTTTGTTTCTTTTATATTTCTAAGAAAAGTATATTAAACTAATAATAGCTATATAACTAGCGTTAAACCTAGCTTCTGCCCTAATTTAAGCATAAAATTATGACAAGCTTTGTGTTCATTAGGTATTTTACCATCTAAAATAGCTTCTTTTATAGCCTCTTTTATTTGTCCGATTTCTCTACATGGTTCTAAGTTAAATGCCGCAATTATTTCTTCACCAGAAATTGGTGGTTGAAAGTTACGAACGCGATCTCTTTCTTCTACTTCTTTTATTTTAGAACGAACCACCTCGAAATTAGCATGGTATCTTTTAAATTTTTTCGGGTTTTTTGTAGTAATATCTGCTTCACAAAGTGTCATTAAAGAATTAATATCATCACCCGCATCAAAAACTAAACGCCTAACCGCAGCATCTGTAACGTCACTTGCTAAAACAATAGGGCGAGAACTTAACATGACCATTTTCTGGACAAACTTCATTTTATTGTTCAATGGCATTTTTAATCTTTTAAAGATTTTATTTACCATTTTAGACCCCACAAATTCATGAGAATGGAACGTCCAACCTACTTTTTTACTGAATTTTTTGGTAGGTGCTTTACCAATATCATGCAATAAAGCTGCCCAACGCAACCAAACATCTTGGGTATATTCAGAAATATTATCTACTACTTCTAAGGTATGATAAAAGTTATCTTTATGCTTCTGCCCTTCCACCTCTTCTACTCCTTTCAAATCGATTAACTCAGGTAGAATTTGTGATAATAACTTTGTTTCTTCTAATAATAAAAATCCGATTGATGGTTTTACTGATGACATTATTTTATTCAATTCATCAACAATTCGTTCTCTTGTAATAATATTTAATCTTTCTGAATTTTTTGTAATTGCAGAAAGTGAATTTTCTTCAATAGTAAAATTTAATTGTGAGGCGAATCGTATCGCTCTCATCATTCTTAAAGGATCATCAGAGTAGGTAATATCAGGATTCAAAGGAGTTCTAATGATTCCTTTTTCTAAGTCCTCCATTCCGTTAAACGGATCTAATAATTCACCAAAAGTTCCTTCATTTAAACTTAAAGCCAATGCATTTATAGTAAAATCTCTTCTGTTTTGGTCATCCTGTAAACTACCTTTTGAGACTTCTGGGTTTCTGCTCTCTTCAGAATACGATTCTTTTCTAGCACCAACAAACTCAATTTCTATGTCTTTGTAACGCAACATTGCTGTTCCGTACGTTTTAAAAACTTGTACTTTTGGTTTCTTTGGCAATAATTTAGAAACTGCTTGAGCTAACTCAATGCCGCTACCAACTGCCACTATATCTATATCTTTTGGGCTCCCTCTTTTTAAGAAAAAATCACGAACAAAACCACCAATTACATAACTATCTATTTGTAGTTGACTGGACGCTTTTGATATAATATTAAATATTTCTAATGAAATTGCTTCTTTATGATTCATAAATATTCGAAATCAAATTTCTTTTAAGATGTTCTAAATGAAAGTCTACAAAATAATTGTAAAATAAAAAAAAACAAAATTACAAAATATAGAAAGATTTACTAGTAATAAAATGTTCTTTTGAAGTTATAAAATGATAATTTATTTATCTTTACTTTCTTAATGATAGAAATTCTATTTGATGAAACCTTTAAAATATTATTTTCATAATTTTTTCCTTAACACAAAACCTGATAGTTCAATAATCAGTACAAAGAACATTCAAGATTCCTTTAATTATCTAGACAAAAGGTTACTACAAAAAGAACGATTATTTTTCGTTAGATTTGGAGATGGTGAATTTATTACAATGCTGAAAAAGAATCACAGAAACTATATATATAATGAAGGTTTAGACAAAGAGGTGCAAAATTCTTTCACGATAAAAGATAGTAATTACCTAATTTCCTGCCCAATTAACTACCCTTATGATGAG from Polaribacter sp. ALD11 includes the following:
- a CDS encoding phospho-sugar mutase is translated as MSEILDKAKQWLTPTFDAETQQEIQELIASNSSDLADRFYKNMEFGTGGMRGVMGAGTNRINKYTLGRATQGLSNYLIENVKKEQLSVVIAYDCRHNSKKFAKIVSDVFSANNIKVYLFEDLRATPELSFAVRHLGCDAGIVLTASHNPPEYNGYKVYWADGGQIVPPHDGGIIGNVNALDFSEIKFEANENLIETIGKEVDDAFIEGAVKNGSLSDKIDRKNLKIVFTSLHGTSIVSVPDALVKAGYTDVHIVEEQRAPDGDFPTVKSPNPEEPEALKMATDLANKIGADIVIGTDPDCDRLGVAVRDTDGNMKLMNGNQTMVVMTEFLLKKWKEAGEINGNQFVGSTIVSTELVNKAAESYGVETKVGLTGFKWIAKMIRDHESMDFIGGGEESFGYMIGDFVRDKDAVTATLLACEIAALAKQNGSSFYEELLSIYVRNNFYKEHLISITKKGMDGAAEIEQMLSDMRNNPLTEIDGEKVEFLSDYDAATRKNLITGEVTNIDLPKSNVLIYQTANGTRIAARPSGTEPKIKFYFSVNTKLDDAKNAANIEAKLDAKIQRIIKEMKLD
- a CDS encoding glycosyltransferase family 2 protein; this translates as MDISVVIPLLNEEESLQELHDWIAKVMQSNRYLYEIIFIDDGSTDTSWNVIEKLSSENNAVKGIRFQRNFGKSQALDAGFELAKGDVVITMDADLQDNPDEIPELYDLIIKEDFDLISGWKKKRYDNVVTKNIPSKLFNAAARKTSGLKLHDFNCGLKAYKNIVIKTVKVSGEMHRYIPVLAKNEGFNKIGEKVVQHQARKYGVTKFGMDRFVNGFLDLITISFLSKFGKRPMHFFGLWGTIMFLFGTTSAFYIGLLKIYKLYNGIKTILVTDNPWFFIALTSMILGTLLFLAGFIGELIIKTKSNEKHYSVKEKLNF
- a CDS encoding CCA tRNA nucleotidyltransferase; the encoded protein is MNHKEAISLEIFNIISKASSQLQIDSYVIGGFVRDFFLKRGSPKDIDIVAVGSGIELAQAVSKLLPKKPKVQVFKTYGTAMLRYKDIEIEFVGARKESYSEESRNPEVSKGSLQDDQNRRDFTINALALSLNEGTFGELLDPFNGMEDLEKGIIRTPLNPDITYSDDPLRMMRAIRFASQLNFTIEENSLSAITKNSERLNIITRERIVDELNKIMSSVKPSIGFLLLEETKLLSQILPELIDLKGVEEVEGQKHKDNFYHTLEVVDNISEYTQDVWLRWAALLHDIGKAPTKKFSKKVGWTFHSHEFVGSKMVNKIFKRLKMPLNNKMKFVQKMVMLSSRPIVLASDVTDAAVRRLVFDAGDDINSLMTLCEADITTKNPKKFKRYHANFEVVRSKIKEVEERDRVRNFQPPISGEEIIAAFNLEPCREIGQIKEAIKEAILDGKIPNEHKACHNFMLKLGQKLGLTLVI
- a CDS encoding ABC transporter ATP-binding protein; the protein is MGYFKDILKYEKKYRKFTILNILFNILYAIFNVLSVLAFIPVLGILFSTDKKVIEEPAYNGLLSIGKYLKDSFYLFISQKIENNGEINTLLFICLLALSLFFFKNLFRYLASYVITFLRTGIVKDLRDKLYHKIVELPISYFSEKRKGDIIARMTSDVQEVESSILKSIEVIVREPLTVIISISIMLFMSIKLTLFVFVLLPVSGFIISSISKKLKANSAKAQKEIGNFLSFIEETLTGLRIIKGFNAESVIEKKFNNSTLNFKQLMTNVFHRQTLASPMSEFLGSATIIAILWYGGTEVLSNTSALQPDEFFGYIVLFYTVLNPIKLITTTFYNIQKGEASAERIMTVLNTENSIKDKPNAIVKEDFTTKIEFKNISFKYKNDYVLKDFSLTINKGETVALVGQSGSGKSTLANLITRFYDVNKGEVLIDDNNIKDVTKKSLRDLMGIVSQDSILFNDTIANNIKLGIQNATDTAILEAAKIANADEFIQNLPEKYHTNIGDSGNTLSGGQKQRLSIARAVLKNPPIMILDEATSALDTESEQLVQIALEKMMQNRTSLVIAHRLSTIQKADKIVVMKKGKIVEQGKHEELLAKKGEYFKLVTMQSLS